From the genome of Chania multitudinisentens RB-25, one region includes:
- a CDS encoding NAD(P)H-dependent oxidoreductase: protein MSNILIINAKKQFGHSKGELNQTLSDVAESFLRDAKHDVQVTVVDEGYDIEAEIQKYLWADAVIYQMPGWWMGEPWILKKYIDEVFTAGYGSLYASDGRTRADAAKKYGSGGLIQGKKYMLSLTWNAPLQAFTDPEQFFHGVGVDGVYLHFHKANQFLGMEALPTFICNDVIKQPDIAGDIARYRAHLGEVFA from the coding sequence ATGAGCAACATTCTGATTATTAACGCCAAGAAACAATTCGGCCATTCCAAAGGCGAACTAAACCAAACCCTGAGTGACGTAGCGGAAAGTTTCCTGCGCGATGCCAAGCACGATGTGCAGGTGACCGTGGTCGATGAGGGCTACGATATCGAAGCCGAGATACAGAAATATCTGTGGGCAGACGCCGTGATCTACCAAATGCCAGGCTGGTGGATGGGGGAACCCTGGATACTGAAAAAATACATCGACGAAGTGTTCACCGCAGGCTACGGCAGCCTGTATGCCAGCGATGGCCGTACCCGTGCTGATGCGGCTAAAAAATACGGCTCCGGCGGCCTGATTCAGGGGAAAAAATATATGCTGAGCCTGACCTGGAACGCACCGCTACAAGCCTTTACCGATCCAGAGCAGTTCTTCCACGGCGTGGGCGTTGACGGCGTTTACCTGCACTTCCATAAGGCCAACCAGTTTCTGGGCATGGAAGCACTGCCGACCTTTATCTGTAATGACGTGATTAAACAACCGGATATCGCTGGCGATATTGCCCGTTATCGCGCACATCTGGGTGAGGTTTTTGCTTAA
- the parE gene encoding DNA topoisomerase IV subunit B, whose product MTQSSYNADAIEVLSGLEPVRRRPGMYTDTTRPNHLGQEVIDNSVDEALAGHAKRIDVILHADQSLEVIDDGRGMPVDIHPEEGVPAVELILCRLHAGGKFSNKNYQFSGGLHGVGISVVNALSKRVEVNVRRDGNVHSIAFENGDKVQELAITGTCGKRNTGTSVHFWPDEQFFDSPRFSISRLTHLLKAKAVLCPGVEIYFIDKVNNTEQRWCYLDGLTDYLMEAVNGLITLPEKAFVGNFAGDVEAVEWALLWLPEGGELLTESYVNLIPTMQGGTHVNGLRQGLLDAMREFCEFRNILPRGVKLSAEDIWDRCAYVLSVKMQDPQFAGQTKERLSSRQCAAFVSGVVKDAFSLWLNQNVQAAEQLAELAISSAQRRLRAAKKVVRKKLTSGPALPGKLADCTSQDLSMTELFLVEGDSAGGSAKQARDREYQAIMPLKGKILNTWEVSSDEVLASQEVHDISVAIGIDPDSEDLSQLRYGKICILADADSDGLHIATLLCALFVRHFRALVKGGHVYVAMPPLYRIDLGKEVYYALDEEEKAGVLEQLKRKKGKPNVQRFKGLGEMNPLQLRETTLDPNTRRLVQLTVNDEDVDQTMAMMDMLLAKKRSEDRRNWLQDKGDMAELSA is encoded by the coding sequence CTAGAACCAGTGCGCCGCCGTCCCGGTATGTATACCGATACGACGCGCCCAAACCACCTTGGCCAAGAGGTGATTGATAACAGCGTCGATGAAGCGTTGGCGGGCCATGCCAAGCGCATTGATGTGATTCTGCACGCCGATCAATCGTTAGAAGTGATTGATGATGGCCGTGGTATGCCCGTGGATATCCACCCGGAAGAAGGCGTACCCGCGGTGGAGCTGATCCTTTGCCGCCTGCATGCCGGCGGCAAGTTCTCGAATAAAAACTACCAATTCTCCGGTGGCCTGCATGGGGTCGGGATCTCGGTGGTGAATGCCTTGTCGAAACGCGTCGAGGTCAATGTGCGCCGCGACGGTAACGTGCATAGCATTGCGTTCGAGAATGGCGATAAAGTGCAGGAACTGGCGATCACCGGCACCTGCGGTAAGCGCAATACCGGTACCAGCGTGCATTTCTGGCCGGATGAGCAATTCTTCGACAGCCCACGATTTTCGATTTCACGTCTTACTCACCTGTTAAAAGCCAAAGCGGTTCTATGCCCCGGCGTTGAAATCTACTTTATCGACAAGGTAAACAACACCGAACAGCGTTGGTGCTACCTGGATGGACTGACCGATTACCTGATGGAAGCGGTGAATGGCCTGATTACCCTGCCGGAAAAAGCGTTTGTCGGCAATTTTGCCGGCGATGTTGAGGCGGTGGAGTGGGCATTGCTGTGGTTGCCGGAAGGGGGCGAACTGCTGACGGAGAGCTACGTCAACCTGATCCCGACCATGCAGGGGGGAACGCATGTTAACGGTTTGCGCCAGGGGTTACTGGATGCAATGCGTGAGTTCTGTGAGTTCCGCAATATCCTGCCACGCGGTGTGAAGCTTTCCGCCGAAGATATCTGGGATCGCTGTGCCTATGTGCTTTCGGTAAAAATGCAAGATCCGCAGTTTGCCGGGCAGACCAAAGAGCGCTTGTCTTCACGCCAGTGTGCGGCGTTTGTTTCCGGCGTGGTGAAAGATGCTTTCAGCCTGTGGCTGAACCAGAACGTGCAGGCGGCGGAACAACTGGCTGAGTTGGCGATCTCCAGTGCTCAGCGCCGCTTGCGTGCGGCAAAGAAAGTGGTACGTAAAAAACTGACCAGCGGCCCGGCGTTGCCTGGCAAGTTGGCAGACTGCACTTCGCAGGATCTGAGCATGACCGAACTGTTCCTGGTGGAAGGGGATTCGGCGGGCGGTTCGGCCAAACAGGCGCGCGATCGTGAGTATCAGGCGATCATGCCGCTGAAAGGGAAGATCCTGAATACTTGGGAAGTCTCTTCCGACGAAGTGCTGGCCTCGCAGGAAGTGCATGATATCTCAGTGGCAATCGGTATCGATCCGGATAGCGAAGATCTCAGCCAACTGCGTTACGGCAAAATCTGTATTCTAGCGGATGCTGACTCTGATGGCCTGCATATTGCCACGCTGTTGTGCGCGCTGTTTGTGCGCCACTTCCGGGCGTTGGTCAAAGGTGGGCATGTGTATGTGGCGATGCCACCGCTCTACCGTATCGATCTGGGTAAAGAAGTGTATTACGCCCTTGATGAGGAAGAGAAAGCGGGGGTGCTGGAGCAGTTGAAGCGCAAGAAAGGCAAGCCAAACGTACAGCGTTTCAAAGGATTAGGTGAAATGAATCCGCTTCAGCTACGTGAAACCACGCTCGATCCCAATACCCGCCGCCTGGTGCAGTTGACCGTTAATGACGAGGATGTTGACCAAACCATGGCGATGATGGACATGTTGCTGGCGAAAAAACGTTCGGAAGACCGCCGCAACTGGTTGCAGGACAAAGGTGATATGGCTGAATTGTCGGCCTGA
- a CDS encoding LysR substrate-binding domain-containing protein — MKITLEELLAFTSVVDSGSITSAAEQLGQTTSGISRALSRLEKKLNTTLLRRTTRRLELTEEGQIFLAHAREIISSVENAEEQMALRRLIPAGRLRVNAAAPFMEHVIVPLVAGFRRHFPQIELELNTDNLVIDLLEKRTDIAIRIGALRDSTIHARLLGASRLRILASPDYIARFGAPCSVEELSQHSLLGFTQPESLNLWPLRNNQAERFAITPTLSASSGETLRQLALRGEGIVQLADFMTREDQRAGRLIPLLAEETLDVRQPINAVYYRNTQLAARITCFLDYVSAHIDVQTL; from the coding sequence ATGAAAATCACCCTTGAAGAATTACTGGCTTTTACTTCGGTTGTAGACAGCGGCTCAATCACCTCTGCGGCTGAACAACTCGGCCAGACCACGTCAGGCATCAGTCGGGCGCTCAGCCGCCTGGAAAAGAAACTCAATACCACCTTATTGCGCCGCACGACACGCCGCCTGGAATTGACTGAAGAGGGGCAAATTTTTCTTGCTCATGCGCGTGAAATTATCAGTTCGGTGGAAAACGCAGAGGAACAGATGGCGCTGCGCCGTTTGATCCCCGCGGGTCGGCTACGGGTCAACGCCGCTGCGCCGTTTATGGAACACGTGATCGTGCCGCTGGTGGCGGGGTTTCGCCGACATTTTCCACAGATTGAACTGGAGCTGAATACCGATAATCTGGTTATCGATCTGTTGGAAAAACGCACCGACATCGCTATTCGCATCGGTGCATTGAGAGATTCCACCATCCACGCCCGCTTGCTGGGGGCGAGCCGGTTACGCATCCTCGCCAGCCCGGACTATATTGCCCGCTTTGGCGCGCCATGTAGCGTAGAAGAACTGAGTCAGCATTCTTTACTGGGGTTTACCCAACCCGAATCTCTGAATCTATGGCCGCTGCGCAATAATCAGGCGGAGCGTTTTGCCATTACGCCAACGCTGTCGGCCTCCAGCGGTGAAACCCTGCGGCAGCTGGCGCTACGCGGGGAAGGGATCGTTCAACTGGCCGATTTTATGACGCGTGAAGATCAGCGGGCAGGGCGGTTGATTCCGCTATTGGCGGAAGAAACGTTAGATGTGCGCCAACCGATTAATGCAGTGTATTACCGCAATACTCAGTTGGCTGCACGGATCACCTGTTTTCTGGATTATGTCAGTGCGCATATTGATGTGCAGACATTGTAG